A genomic region of Thermodesulfobium narugense DSM 14796 contains the following coding sequences:
- a CDS encoding pyridoxal-phosphate-dependent aminotransferase family protein produces MDRFLNDNHMLMIPGPITVPPRILRVNSRPMINHRGPIFQKIHEYCVDGLKKIFKTDEGEVYIFASVGTGAMEACVSNFFNRDDRVLVLVNGNFGQRFVQIANAYGLNVDALEFVWGQYADPEKVKDHLSKYPKGTYKGVLVQHNETSTAILNDLEKLSPIIKEHGALFVVDSISGMVAAPFEMDKWKVDVVAAASQKAFGCPPGISLLGVSKEALNRANNANLPRFYFDVRKYHESYKKGQPPFTAPISLYFSLEESIKMIFEEGLDNFQKRHIVLRDSVRSAVKALGLKLVSDDSCASPVVTGVFSPEGISPQDIINTMRKDFGIVLAGGQSQFKGKIFRIGHLGFIGATEIFSTFAALELTLDKLGYKFEKGASVKAAQKVFEENM; encoded by the coding sequence ATGGACCGCTTCTTAAATGACAATCATATGTTAATGATTCCAGGACCAATTACTGTTCCACCTCGAATTTTAAGAGTAAACTCAAGGCCAATGATAAATCACAGAGGGCCGATCTTTCAAAAAATTCACGAATATTGTGTTGATGGTTTGAAAAAGATTTTTAAAACTGATGAAGGGGAAGTTTATATCTTTGCTTCTGTTGGAACTGGCGCTATGGAGGCTTGTGTTTCTAACTTTTTCAACAGAGATGATAGGGTTTTGGTTTTGGTTAATGGCAATTTTGGTCAACGCTTTGTTCAAATTGCAAACGCATATGGCTTAAATGTAGATGCTTTGGAATTTGTGTGGGGTCAATATGCAGATCCTGAAAAGGTAAAGGATCACCTATCAAAATATCCAAAGGGCACATATAAAGGAGTTTTGGTTCAGCACAACGAAACTTCAACGGCTATATTAAATGATCTTGAAAAGCTTTCTCCAATCATAAAAGAACATGGGGCTCTGTTTGTAGTAGATTCAATTAGTGGCATGGTTGCAGCACCCTTTGAGATGGACAAGTGGAAGGTAGATGTAGTAGCTGCAGCTTCTCAAAAGGCTTTTGGTTGTCCTCCTGGAATTAGCCTTCTTGGAGTATCTAAAGAAGCTCTTAATAGAGCAAATAATGCTAACTTACCAAGATTTTATTTTGATGTTAGAAAATATCATGAATCATATAAAAAGGGACAACCTCCTTTTACCGCGCCTATTTCGCTTTACTTTTCACTTGAAGAGTCTATAAAGATGATTTTTGAAGAGGGTCTTGATAACTTCCAGAAAAGACATATTGTTTTAAGAGATTCAGTGAGAAGTGCAGTAAAGGCCCTTGGTCTGAAACTTGTGTCGGATGACAGTTGTGCAAGTCCTGTTGTTACGGGAGTTTTTTCTCCTGAAGGAATTAGTCCTCAAGATATTATTAATACAATGAGAAAGGATTTTGGTATAGTTCTTGCGGGTGGTCAATCGCAGTTTAAAGGCAAAATATTTAGGATTGGTCATTTAGGTTTTATAGGAGCTACAGAAATATTTTCGACCTTTGCAGCCCTGGAATTAACACTTGATAAGTTAGGATATAAATTTGAAAAGGGCGCATCAGTTAAGGCGGCACAGAAAGTTTTTGAGGAGAATATGTAA
- the rpsD gene encoding 30S ribosomal protein S4, with amino-acid sequence MSRYTGPVCRLCRREGMKLFLKGDRCLSEKCSFDKRPTPPGMHINTRTKTSEYGLRLREKQKMKRFYGLIGERQFRRYVELAEKMGGVTGDNLYFLLERRLDNVLYRSGFASSRQEARQMISHGHFNVNSRRVSIPSYSVKPGDVISVRENSKGLFSPEYVEVIKERTPAPWIYVDYDKLEIKFDRLPQREELDVPIRENLIIEFYSR; translated from the coding sequence ATGAGCAGATATACTGGCCCTGTATGTAGACTTTGTAGAAGAGAGGGCATGAAACTTTTTCTAAAAGGCGACAGATGCTTGTCTGAAAAATGCTCTTTCGATAAGCGTCCAACTCCACCAGGAATGCATATCAACACGAGAACAAAGACTTCAGAGTACGGGTTGCGTTTGAGGGAAAAACAGAAGATGAAGCGTTTTTATGGTTTGATTGGTGAAAGACAGTTTAGAAGATATGTTGAACTTGCTGAAAAAATGGGTGGTGTTACAGGAGACAACCTTTATTTTTTGTTGGAAAGAAGACTGGATAACGTTTTGTACAGATCAGGCTTCGCTTCAAGTCGTCAAGAGGCAAGACAGATGATCTCTCATGGGCACTTTAACGTTAACTCTCGTAGAGTAAGCATCCCTTCTTATAGTGTTAAACCAGGAGATGTTATTTCTGTAAGGGAAAATAGTAAAGGACTTTTTAGTCCTGAATATGTTGAGGTTATCAAAGAGAGAACTCCTGCCCCATGGATTTATGTGGATTATGACAAATTAGAGATCAAGTTTGATAGACTTCCTCAGCGTGAAGAACTTGATGTGCCTATCAGAGAAAATCTAATTATCGAGTTCTACTCTCGATAG
- the infA gene encoding translation initiation factor IF-1: MAKEEAIEVEGVILEALPNAMFRVELETGHVILAYVSGKMRMNFIKIVPGDRVKVELSPYDLTRGRIIYRMK; this comes from the coding sequence CTGGCTAAAGAAGAGGCTATTGAAGTCGAGGGAGTGATACTAGAAGCATTGCCAAACGCAATGTTTAGAGTGGAACTTGAGACTGGCCATGTAATTTTGGCTTATGTTTCTGGTAAAATGAGAATGAATTTTATCAAGATAGTCCCTGGCGATCGCGTTAAAGTAGAGTTATCACCTTACGATCTTACGAGAGGTCGTATTATTTATAGAATGAAATAG
- the rplM gene encoding 50S ribosomal protein L13, with amino-acid sequence MKTEFPNISNSDKKWWLIDAKGQTLGRLASKVATILRGKHKPTYCPNFDNGDYVILINASKIVVTGNKENEKMYYRHSQYLGNLKSINLKKMRAQKPEFILFHAVKGMLPKGSLGRTMLGKLKIYKDENYKEKAQKPVLLNFEN; translated from the coding sequence ATGAAAACTGAGTTCCCAAATATATCTAATTCTGATAAAAAATGGTGGCTTATTGACGCAAAGGGGCAAACTTTAGGTCGTTTGGCTAGTAAAGTTGCAACAATCTTAAGAGGTAAACACAAACCAACCTACTGTCCGAATTTTGATAATGGAGATTATGTAATTTTAATAAATGCGAGTAAGATTGTTGTTACTGGAAACAAAGAGAATGAGAAAATGTATTACAGGCATTCTCAATATCTTGGAAATCTAAAATCAATTAACCTTAAAAAAATGAGAGCTCAAAAGCCAGAGTTTATTTTGTTTCATGCTGTAAAAGGAATGTTGCCAAAGGGATCGCTTGGTAGAACTATGCTTGGCAAACTCAAGATTTACAAAGATGAAAATTATAAAGAAAAGGCTCAAAAGCCGGTTCTTTTGAATTTTGAGAATTAA
- the truA gene encoding tRNA pseudouridine(38-40) synthase TruA, with the protein MPRSFSLKMDIAAIISYDGTNFHGFQMQNQSRTVQLVIEQKLEKIFKERVCVVPAGRTDAGVHAIGQVISFRLAKCPFDVEKLQNILNYHLPDDIRISEMRLMPADFNSRFSAKSRVYVYAISAKKDICAHLNRYFWNLDISLEDLKATLNLIPNRFCFRSFSRVSKDRKLNFGTVTFSKCVVFEDFLYFIIEAPSFLWHTVRFLFGEAVAVAKGKRTLEDYKEALEGKKRLVLYKAPPKGLHLWGVSYFEQALGTLCEKNIIKDGLCGFFKPPSFVDIVKCP; encoded by the coding sequence ATGCCTCGATCTTTCTCTTTAAAGATGGATATTGCGGCTATAATTTCTTATGATGGCACTAACTTTCATGGATTCCAGATGCAAAATCAGTCTAGAACTGTTCAATTAGTAATTGAACAAAAACTTGAAAAGATATTTAAAGAAAGAGTTTGTGTAGTACCTGCTGGCAGAACAGATGCTGGAGTACATGCTATAGGTCAGGTTATTTCTTTTAGATTAGCGAAGTGCCCATTTGACGTTGAAAAATTGCAAAATATTTTGAATTATCATCTACCAGATGATATTAGAATTAGTGAAATGAGACTAATGCCTGCGGATTTTAACAGTAGGTTTTCAGCAAAATCAAGAGTATATGTTTATGCTATAAGTGCCAAAAAAGATATATGTGCTCATCTAAACAGGTATTTTTGGAATTTAGACATTTCTCTTGAAGATCTTAAGGCAACATTGAATTTAATCCCTAACAGGTTTTGTTTTAGGTCTTTTTCAAGAGTTTCTAAGGACAGAAAATTGAATTTTGGTACTGTAACTTTCTCTAAATGTGTTGTTTTTGAGGATTTTTTGTATTTTATAATTGAAGCTCCTTCTTTTTTGTGGCATACAGTAAGATTTTTGTTTGGTGAGGCTGTGGCAGTAGCGAAAGGCAAAAGAACTTTAGAGGATTACAAAGAGGCTTTAGAAGGAAAAAAAAGATTGGTTCTTTATAAGGCTCCCCCAAAAGGGTTACATCTTTGGGGAGTAAGCTATTTTGAACAGGCGCTTGGAACTCTTTGTGAAAAAAATATAATTAAAGATGGGTTATGTGGTTTTTTTAAGCCCCCATCTTTCGTTGACATTGTAAAATGTCCGTAA
- a CDS encoding DNA-directed RNA polymerase subunit alpha: MFGSKENYKLEIKEQLEIENGGKYSKFVLEPLPPGYGATIGNALRRVLLTSIPGSAVIAVRVDDAPHEYMTLPGMVEDILEFHLNLKKLVVVVSPDISEEETRKLILDVKGPKIVKASDIQPNAEVQIINKDLYLATLEENGELRAEITVKKGKGYISIEKMKENTRWLSPGSIPLDANFLPITRVNYSVESTRVGQETDWDKLIFEIWTNGAIEPVNALRIAAEDLISHFRIFAEYGTFLDSEKPVSDYKETKKDSYLRSQAKMDLEQSIEEIGLQTRIANVLKRSGISTLGDLISKTREDILNVPSFGKKSLDELEEILHAKGYRLKSSDENGGDDFET, encoded by the coding sequence TTGTTTGGGTCAAAGGAAAATTATAAATTAGAAATTAAAGAACAATTAGAAATTGAAAATGGCGGTAAATATAGTAAATTTGTTTTAGAGCCATTACCACCTGGTTATGGTGCTACCATAGGCAATGCATTAAGAAGAGTGCTTCTTACATCAATTCCTGGAAGTGCTGTTATTGCAGTTAGGGTTGACGATGCGCCTCATGAATATATGACTTTGCCTGGTATGGTAGAAGACATATTGGAATTTCATTTGAATCTAAAAAAATTAGTCGTTGTCGTTTCGCCTGATATTTCTGAAGAGGAAACAAGGAAACTGATTCTTGATGTTAAGGGGCCAAAGATAGTTAAGGCTTCAGATATTCAACCAAACGCTGAAGTACAGATTATTAATAAAGACCTTTATCTAGCTACTCTGGAAGAAAACGGCGAATTAAGAGCAGAAATAACTGTGAAAAAGGGAAAAGGATATATTTCTATTGAAAAGATGAAGGAGAATACTCGTTGGTTATCTCCAGGTAGTATTCCTTTGGATGCCAATTTCTTGCCAATTACAAGAGTAAATTATTCTGTTGAGTCGACTCGTGTTGGTCAAGAAACTGATTGGGATAAACTTATATTTGAAATTTGGACTAATGGTGCTATTGAACCTGTTAACGCCCTGAGAATTGCAGCTGAAGATCTGATATCACATTTTAGAATTTTTGCTGAGTATGGTACCTTTTTGGATTCTGAAAAGCCAGTTTCTGATTATAAAGAGACGAAAAAGGATTCTTACTTAAGATCTCAGGCAAAAATGGATTTAGAACAGTCAATAGAAGAAATTGGCCTTCAAACCAGAATAGCAAACGTTCTTAAAAGATCTGGTATATCAACTTTAGGGGATCTTATTTCAAAGACTCGAGAAGACATTCTAAACGTTCCAAGTTTTGGAAAAAAATCATTAGACGAACTTGAAGAAATTTTACATGCTAAGGGTTATCGTCTAAAATCTAGCGATGAAAATGGAGGTGACGATTTTGAGACATAG
- the rpsK gene encoding 30S ribosomal protein S11 has translation MARKGKSQTQTRVKKKEKKNVLYGIAHIHSTFNNTIIAISDKQGALISWGSGGTAGFKGTKKGTPYAAQLAAEVVAKKAMDHGMKQVDVYVKGPGPGRETAIRSLLAAGLSIEMIKDVTPIPHNGCRPPKRRRV, from the coding sequence TTGGCAAGAAAGGGTAAATCTCAAACACAAACCCGAGTGAAGAAAAAAGAAAAGAAAAACGTATTGTATGGAATAGCTCATATTCATTCAACTTTCAATAATACTATTATAGCAATTTCAGATAAGCAAGGCGCCTTGATTTCGTGGGGCAGTGGAGGAACTGCGGGATTTAAGGGAACTAAAAAAGGCACACCTTATGCTGCCCAGCTTGCTGCGGAAGTAGTTGCAAAAAAGGCAATGGATCATGGAATGAAACAGGTGGATGTATACGTTAAGGGCCCTGGACCAGGCAGAGAGACTGCAATTCGTTCCTTGTTAGCAGCAGGCCTTTCAATTGAAATGATTAAGGATGTTACGCCTATTCCTCATAATGGGTGTCGTCCACCTAAACGCAGAAGAGTGTAG
- the speD gene encoding adenosylmethionine decarboxylase, with protein sequence MEAIGMHYIVEASGCDPAIIGDPVRAREIFLAAAKVANMDVKAVHFYKFFPSGTSGVVVVSESHISVHTWPENGYAALDVYTCGEKAQPEKAVEFILQAFRVRHAHITEVQRGVKDEDTYTHTTMTWEEDYSED encoded by the coding sequence TTGGAAGCAATAGGAATGCATTACATTGTTGAAGCTTCTGGATGTGACCCTGCTATTATAGGGGATCCAGTAAGAGCAAGAGAAATTTTTTTGGCGGCTGCTAAGGTTGCGAATATGGACGTAAAGGCTGTTCATTTTTACAAGTTCTTTCCGTCAGGGACCAGTGGTGTTGTAGTAGTATCCGAGTCACATATTTCGGTACATACCTGGCCTGAAAATGGTTATGCGGCACTAGATGTATATACTTGTGGTGAGAAAGCGCAACCTGAAAAAGCTGTTGAATTTATTTTGCAGGCTTTTCGAGTTAGACATGCTCACATTACAGAAGTTCAACGAGGCGTAAAGGATGAGGATACCTATACGCATACCACAATGACGTGGGAGGAAGATTATTCGGAAGATTAG
- the rpsI gene encoding 30S ribosomal protein S9 — translation MNLKEQAFVWGLGRRKTSVARVRIYPTDNGKIIVNGKDYLEYFPRKTLQIIVEEPLITAGVFGKVEVRAKIIGGGISSQAGALSHGIARALFSLNPELKMLLKSKGLLTRDSRMKERRKYGLQKARKAPQYSKR, via the coding sequence ATGAATCTTAAGGAGCAAGCTTTTGTTTGGGGATTAGGAAGAAGGAAGACTTCTGTTGCAAGAGTAAGAATATATCCTACAGATAATGGCAAGATAATAGTCAATGGCAAAGACTACTTAGAATACTTTCCGAGAAAAACTTTGCAAATAATTGTAGAAGAACCACTTATAACAGCTGGAGTTTTTGGTAAAGTTGAAGTAAGGGCAAAGATTATTGGAGGAGGAATTTCTTCTCAGGCAGGAGCTCTTTCTCATGGAATTGCAAGGGCACTTTTCTCTCTTAATCCAGAACTGAAGATGTTGTTGAAGTCTAAGGGACTTTTGACAAGGGATTCAAGAATGAAAGAAAGAAGAAAATATGGTTTACAGAAGGCAAGAAAAGCACCTCAATACTCTAAGAGATAA
- the map gene encoding type I methionyl aminopeptidase gives MSILLNRNRKISIKSNEEIMALKKAGRVVGKLLYEIAEIIKPGISTYELEKFAEMFFEKEKAIPAFKNYKPNFSAKPFPAILCTSINDEVVHGIPSKKRILQEGDILKIDVGSIVDGWCGDSARTYPVGNISSDAKLLVEVTEKSLYAGIDQAVVGGHVSDIGAAVQRFVEAFGFSPVRELSGHGIGRNVHEEPCVPNFGNYGQGPKLLEGMTICIEPMINAGSYEVTLAKDGWTVTTKDKSLSAHFEHMVAITKDGPVILSSWGGDETG, from the coding sequence ATGAGCATCTTATTAAATAGAAATAGAAAGATTTCAATCAAATCAAATGAAGAAATAATGGCCTTGAAAAAGGCTGGCCGTGTGGTAGGGAAGCTTTTGTATGAAATTGCTGAAATAATTAAACCTGGCATTTCTACATACGAACTTGAGAAGTTTGCAGAAATGTTTTTTGAAAAGGAAAAGGCTATACCCGCTTTTAAAAATTATAAACCCAATTTTTCTGCAAAGCCTTTCCCTGCTATACTTTGTACTTCAATAAATGATGAGGTCGTACACGGTATCCCTTCCAAAAAAAGAATACTCCAAGAAGGGGATATTTTAAAAATTGATGTGGGTTCTATAGTGGATGGTTGGTGCGGAGATAGTGCCAGGACTTATCCTGTAGGAAATATTTCATCTGATGCCAAGCTTCTTGTAGAAGTTACAGAGAAATCTTTATATGCTGGAATTGATCAAGCTGTTGTTGGAGGTCATGTTTCGGATATTGGTGCAGCTGTCCAAAGATTTGTTGAAGCTTTTGGATTTTCTCCTGTTAGAGAGCTTTCAGGTCATGGGATTGGTAGGAACGTCCACGAAGAACCCTGTGTTCCAAATTTTGGTAACTATGGTCAAGGGCCAAAGCTGTTAGAAGGTATGACTATTTGTATTGAGCCAATGATTAATGCAGGGAGTTATGAGGTAACTTTGGCAAAGGACGGTTGGACAGTAACTACTAAGGACAAATCCCTTTCAGCTCATTTTGAGCATATGGTAGCTATAACAAAGGACGGACCTGTAATCCTCTCTTCATGGGGAGGTGATGAAACTGGCTAA
- a CDS encoding histidine phosphatase family protein, with translation MKIYLIRHGETKWNKESRYQGVKDIPLSEKGIEQVKKLGMYFSNLPLDIIVSSPLSRTKETADSIVEFYPKKLKVFYDDRFLEISHGLWEGKVVAEVKEEFKEIYNFWKLKPYEAKMPEGEGLHDVSLRATSAFREWVNKYRERDIAFVTHDVVIRVILMDIFSLPYDFFWKFKLANAGINVLEYDGEFKLLSINLICHLNEFSAEGVI, from the coding sequence ATGAAAATATATTTAATTAGACACGGCGAGACAAAATGGAATAAGGAAAGTAGATATCAAGGAGTAAAAGACATACCCCTTTCTGAAAAAGGTATAGAACAAGTAAAAAAGCTTGGGATGTATTTTTCTAATTTGCCTTTAGATATAATAGTTTCCTCTCCGTTAAGCAGGACAAAAGAAACGGCGGATTCTATTGTTGAATTTTATCCAAAGAAATTAAAGGTTTTTTATGATGATAGATTTTTAGAGATATCACATGGTTTATGGGAAGGGAAAGTTGTAGCTGAAGTAAAAGAAGAGTTTAAAGAAATTTATAATTTTTGGAAATTAAAGCCTTATGAGGCAAAAATGCCTGAAGGCGAAGGTTTACACGATGTGTCCTTGAGAGCTACCAGTGCTTTCAGGGAATGGGTAAATAAATATAGAGAAAGAGATATAGCTTTTGTTACGCATGACGTAGTAATAAGAGTTATTTTGATGGACATATTTTCTCTCCCTTATGATTTCTTTTGGAAATTCAAACTCGCAAATGCTGGCATAAACGTTCTTGAATACGATGGAGAATTTAAATTATTGTCGATAAACCTTATCTGTCATTTAAATGAATTTAGCGCAGAGGGCGTGATTTAA
- the serA gene encoding phosphoglycerate dehydrogenase — MNEKILVADEVSQLGIRRLESAGFQVDIKTGLSEDELTETIVDYNAIIIRSSTRITEKILSNAKNLKIIGRAGVGVDNINVEAATKYGIVVVNSPEGNIISAAEHTFGLIISLLRNIPQADRSVRNLEWKRNKFTGHELYRKTIGIIGLGKVGSNVAKYAKAFGMKVIGYDPYVTLDRAKEMGITLMPLDEVFKEADIITIHVPKTKETYHLVSKERINLMKKGSYIINAARGGVVDEVAVADALKSGHLAGAASDVFETEPISADNPYISIKNTVLTPHIGAATKEAQVNVILDVVDQIIAFFDGRIPHGAVNLPAFRGVSDDLLPWIDLAERLGKFIKDLVSERVNKIEIVYYGDIAKKNVNSVSISVLKGYLIKIKGNYVSFVNALSLANELGIKYTEIKESQDVDFKSLITVRVLTDSGVRSVSGTILSDQKPRIIEIDSYRVDAFPEGYLLVSRHRDKPGIIGRFGTILGKNNINIAGMQLGRNLTSGLAVMILSVDSEVNDDVLRELISGGDIEELRSIFLS; from the coding sequence ATGAACGAAAAGATATTGGTAGCTGATGAAGTTTCACAACTTGGTATAAGGAGGTTGGAATCTGCAGGTTTTCAGGTAGACATTAAAACTGGTCTTTCAGAAGATGAGCTTACTGAGACTATAGTAGACTATAACGCTATTATTATAAGATCATCGACAAGAATTACTGAAAAGATTCTTTCTAATGCCAAAAATCTTAAAATAATAGGTAGAGCTGGCGTTGGAGTTGATAATATAAACGTTGAAGCTGCGACGAAATATGGCATAGTTGTAGTTAATTCTCCCGAAGGTAACATCATTTCAGCTGCCGAACATACTTTTGGTTTGATAATTTCTCTACTTAGGAATATTCCTCAGGCAGATAGATCTGTCAGAAATCTTGAGTGGAAGAGGAATAAATTTACTGGGCATGAGCTTTACAGGAAAACAATTGGAATTATTGGTCTAGGAAAAGTTGGAAGCAACGTCGCAAAATATGCTAAAGCATTCGGGATGAAAGTTATAGGATACGATCCGTATGTAACTCTTGATAGGGCAAAGGAAATGGGCATTACACTTATGCCTCTTGATGAAGTTTTTAAGGAGGCTGATATTATAACTATACATGTTCCAAAAACAAAAGAGACATATCACCTAGTTAGCAAAGAAAGAATTAATCTAATGAAAAAAGGGTCTTATATTATTAATGCTGCTAGAGGTGGAGTTGTTGATGAAGTTGCTGTTGCTGACGCCCTTAAGTCGGGCCATCTAGCAGGTGCTGCTTCTGATGTTTTTGAAACTGAACCTATCTCAGCGGATAATCCATATATTTCTATAAAAAATACCGTTTTGACTCCACATATAGGTGCTGCTACAAAAGAAGCTCAAGTGAACGTTATACTTGACGTAGTAGATCAGATTATTGCTTTTTTCGATGGAAGGATTCCTCATGGTGCGGTTAATTTGCCAGCTTTTAGAGGGGTTTCTGATGATCTTTTGCCATGGATTGATTTGGCAGAACGACTAGGGAAATTTATAAAAGATTTGGTTTCTGAAAGAGTAAATAAAATTGAAATTGTATATTATGGAGATATTGCTAAGAAAAATGTTAATTCGGTGTCAATTAGCGTTCTTAAAGGTTATCTAATAAAAATAAAAGGTAATTATGTTAGCTTTGTTAATGCACTATCACTTGCAAATGAACTTGGAATCAAGTATACAGAGATAAAAGAGTCACAGGATGTGGACTTTAAGAGCTTGATTACAGTTAGAGTTTTGACTGATTCGGGAGTTAGATCGGTTTCTGGAACGATACTGTCTGATCAAAAACCAAGAATAATAGAAATAGATTCTTATCGAGTTGATGCCTTCCCCGAAGGCTATCTTTTGGTGTCCAGACATAGGGATAAGCCTGGCATAATAGGACGATTTGGGACAATTTTAGGAAAGAACAACATTAACATTGCAGGAATGCAACTTGGAAGAAATTTGACCAGTGGTTTAGCTGTAATGATTTTAAGCGTTGATTCTGAGGTAAACGATGATGTGCTTAGGGAATTAATAAGCGGAGGGGATATTGAAGAACTTAGGTCAATTTTCCTTTCATGA
- the rpmJ gene encoding 50S ribosomal protein L36 yields MKVRASVKKICEKCKIIKRKGIVRVICENPRHKQRQG; encoded by the coding sequence ATGAAGGTTCGTGCATCAGTAAAAAAAATATGTGAAAAGTGTAAGATCATCAAGCGTAAAGGGATAGTAAGGGTAATCTGTGAAAACCCTCGCCATAAACAGCGACAAGGATAA
- the rpsM gene encoding 30S ribosomal protein S13 yields the protein MARIAGVDLAENKKAWVALTYIYGIGKPLAFKILNATGVDPEKRIKELSEDEIIKLRDEVEKNYKVEGDLRREVAQNIRRLIDLGTYRGLRHRRGLPVRGQRTRTNARTRKGPKRLIGAKKKK from the coding sequence ATGGCTAGAATTGCTGGAGTAGACCTAGCTGAGAACAAGAAAGCCTGGGTTGCTTTAACTTATATTTATGGTATAGGAAAGCCCCTGGCTTTTAAAATTCTTAATGCTACCGGAGTAGATCCTGAAAAGAGAATAAAAGAGTTATCCGAAGATGAAATTATAAAATTAAGGGATGAAGTAGAGAAAAATTATAAGGTTGAAGGCGATCTAAGAAGAGAAGTTGCTCAGAATATACGTAGATTAATTGACCTTGGTACTTATAGAGGACTAAGGCACAGAAGAGGGCTTCCAGTCAGAGGACAGAGAACAAGGACAAATGCGAGAACTAGAAAAGGACCCAAGCGCTTGATTGGTGCTAAAAAGAAGAAATAA
- the rplQ gene encoding 50S ribosomal protein L17, whose protein sequence is MTILRHRIAHRKLNMPISNRKALLKGLACSLFINKRITTTLARAKEAQKIIERVITISKKDNTANRRLAFSYLQSKDAVKALYSEELNPVRERNGGYTRIVKIGPRKGDGAEMAVLEIVF, encoded by the coding sequence GTGACGATTTTGAGACATAGAATAGCACATAGAAAACTTAATATGCCAATTTCTAACAGAAAGGCATTATTAAAAGGTTTGGCTTGTAGTCTTTTTATCAACAAAAGGATTACCACCACATTAGCTCGCGCTAAAGAAGCTCAGAAAATTATTGAACGCGTTATAACTATTTCAAAAAAAGACAATACCGCTAATAGAAGGTTGGCTTTTTCTTATTTGCAATCTAAAGATGCTGTAAAGGCTTTATATAGCGAAGAGCTTAATCCTGTGAGAGAAAGAAATGGTGGTTATACTAGAATTGTCAAAATTGGTCCCAGGAAAGGTGACGGGGCTGAGATGGCGGTTCTAGAAATTGTTTTCTAG